A stretch of the Alnus glutinosa chromosome 6, dhAlnGlut1.1, whole genome shotgun sequence genome encodes the following:
- the LOC133870819 gene encoding small ribosomal subunit protein uS5w-like, which produces MADRGGADRGGGDRGGFGRGFGGGRSRGDRGRGDRGRGGRRRGRRDEEEKWVPVTKLGRLVKDGKIKSLEQIYLHSLPIKEHQIVDNLCPGLKDEVMKIMPVQKQTRAGQRTRFKAFVVVGDSNGHVGLGVKCAKEVATAIRGAIILAKLSVIPVRRGYWGNKIGKPHTVPCKVTGKCGSVTVRMVPAPRGAGIVAARVPKKVLQFAGIDDVFTSSRGSTKTLGNFVKATFECLMLSYGFLTPEFWRETRFTKSPFQEHTDLLAKPVGKLFVEEPERLEA; this is translated from the exons ATGGCTGACCGCGGTGGAGCTGACCGAGGTGGAGGTGACCGCGGTGGATTCGGGCGAGGCTTCGGTGGTGGTCGTTCGAGGGGAGACCGTGGACGGGGAGACCGTGGCCGCGGAGGCCGGCGCAGGGGACGTCGTGACGAGGAGGAGAAGTGGGTGCCAGTGACAAAGCTGGGGCGTCTCGTCAAGGACGGGAAGATCAAGTCATTGGAGCAGATCTACCTGCACTCTCTGCCCATCAAGGAGCACCAGATCGTGGACAATCTCTGCCCTGGCCTCAAGGACGAGGTCATGAAGATCATGCCAGTCCAGAAGCAGACCCGGGCTGGTCAGCGCACTCGCTTCAAGGCCTTCGTCGTGGTCGGCGACAGCAACGGTCACGTGGGTCTCGGCGTTAAGTGTGCAAAGGAGGTGGCGACCGCCATACGTGGCGCCATCATACTTGCCAAGCTATCTGTGATTCCCGTTAGGAGGGGTTACTGGGGTAACAAGATCGGGAAGCCCCATACCGTGCCGTGTAAGGTCACCGGCAAGTGTGGGTCCGTCACGGTGCGCATGGTGCCTGCACCACGTGGAGCCGGAATTGTGGCTGCCAGGGTTCCCAAGAAGGTCCTCCAGTTTGCTGGGATTGATGACGTGTTTACCTCATCCAGGGGCTCCACTAAGACTCTTGGAAACTTTGTGAAG GCAACTTTTGAATGTCTAATGTTAAGTTACGGGTTTCTTACACCTGAATTCTGGAGGGAAACTCGCTTCACAAAGTCTCCGTTCCAAGAGCATACAGACCTGTTGGCCAAACCAGTTGGTAAGCTTTTTGTGGAGGAGCCTGAGAGGCTTGAGGCTTGA